One Methylosinus sp. LW4 genomic region harbors:
- a CDS encoding TlpA family protein disulfide reductase, translating into MRPRIRHALLAAAGLAACAMAQFAWPQFGRPQFGWLPAAQAQEARTQEVAPFARGSFEAIRKAHAGRPLIVHFWSVTCVICVSELAEWGKLARETPGVDFVFVNADPESDRHRALARMEKAGLKQSVNFAFADRFVERLYFEVDRHWEGELPFTAFVAANGSLRTEIGALTDLKLASWIDGKR; encoded by the coding sequence ATGCGGCCGAGGATCAGACATGCGCTATTGGCCGCCGCCGGCCTCGCGGCCTGCGCAATGGCGCAATTCGCATGGCCCCAATTCGGACGGCCGCAATTCGGATGGCTACCGGCCGCGCAGGCGCAAGAGGCGCGCACGCAGGAGGTGGCGCCTTTCGCGCGCGGCTCTTTCGAGGCCATCCGCAAGGCGCACGCCGGCCGTCCGCTCATTGTGCATTTCTGGTCTGTGACCTGCGTCATCTGCGTCTCGGAGCTCGCCGAATGGGGCAAGCTCGCGCGCGAGACGCCGGGCGTCGATTTCGTCTTCGTCAACGCCGACCCGGAGAGCGATCGTCACCGCGCCTTGGCGCGCATGGAGAAGGCGGGGCTGAAGCAGTCCGTCAATTTCGCTTTCGCCGATCGTTTCGTCGAGCGGCTCTATTTCGAGGTCGATCGCCATTGGGAGGGCGAGCTGCCCTTCACTGCTTTCGTCGCCGCCAATGGCTCCCTGCGGACGGAGATCGGCGCGCTGACCGATCTGAAGCTCGCGAGCTGGATCGACGGCAAGCGCTGA
- a CDS encoding cation-efflux pump, producing MSDTADTSTDAAARKTAAAKASIAASAVLTLAKLAAGPASGSLALISEAGHSAADVAATVLTYVAVRQAEKPADEKHHYGHGKVESLAALIETGLLFGLALVVAGQAAQRLGDTDVEIDAGWPVFAVLILSIVVDFARARRLGAVAEETQSDALAADALHFTSDLVSSALVIVGLAATRAGFAQGDALAAFGVAVFIAIAGYRLGRRTVATLLDAAPQELVPQIQDILRAAPGVIAVESLRLRTAGPMVMGEAVIGVARTLPLERAARIKEEANAAIIRAIPGAQITLATRPIALDDETVLERILLVAARRRIQVHHIIAQTVGERLSITLDLELDGGMSHGRAHQIASDLEQAIREEFGEAIEIDTHIEPSEPHLLTGQDAEPQTRRAIADALARHAARGGKVVNVHDVRARETGEGLVVNYHCCVDPQLSVDATHAAVDEVERAVRGEFPNILRIAGHAEINDHS from the coding sequence ATGTCCGACACAGCCGACACCTCGACCGACGCGGCCGCGCGCAAGACCGCGGCCGCCAAAGCCTCGATCGCCGCGAGCGCCGTGCTGACGCTGGCCAAGCTCGCGGCGGGGCCCGCCTCCGGCTCTCTGGCCCTGATCTCGGAGGCCGGCCATTCGGCCGCCGACGTCGCCGCCACAGTGCTGACCTATGTCGCCGTGCGCCAGGCCGAGAAGCCGGCGGACGAGAAGCATCATTATGGCCATGGCAAGGTCGAATCGCTCGCCGCGCTGATCGAGACCGGCCTGCTCTTCGGCCTCGCGCTGGTGGTCGCCGGCCAGGCGGCGCAGCGGCTCGGCGACACGGATGTCGAGATCGACGCCGGCTGGCCCGTCTTCGCCGTGCTGATTCTCTCCATCGTCGTCGATTTCGCGCGCGCGCGGCGGCTCGGCGCCGTCGCCGAGGAGACGCAGAGCGACGCGCTGGCCGCCGACGCGCTGCATTTCACCAGCGATCTCGTCTCCTCGGCGCTGGTCATCGTCGGCCTCGCGGCCACGCGCGCCGGCTTTGCGCAGGGCGACGCGCTCGCGGCTTTCGGCGTCGCGGTCTTCATCGCCATCGCCGGCTACAGGCTGGGGCGCCGCACTGTGGCGACGCTGCTCGACGCCGCGCCGCAGGAGCTGGTGCCGCAAATACAAGACATTCTGCGCGCCGCTCCCGGCGTGATCGCGGTGGAGAGCCTGCGCCTGCGCACCGCCGGCCCCATGGTGATGGGCGAGGCCGTCATCGGCGTCGCGCGGACGCTGCCGCTGGAGCGCGCCGCGCGCATAAAGGAAGAGGCCAACGCCGCCATCATCCGCGCGATTCCCGGCGCGCAGATCACCCTCGCCACGCGCCCGATCGCGCTCGACGACGAGACCGTGCTGGAGCGCATTCTGCTCGTCGCCGCGCGGCGCCGCATACAAGTGCATCACATCATCGCGCAGACGGTGGGCGAGCGCCTCTCCATCACGCTGGATCTCGAGCTCGACGGCGGCATGTCGCATGGGCGCGCGCATCAGATCGCCTCGGACCTCGAGCAGGCGATCCGCGAGGAGTTCGGCGAGGCGATCGAGATCGATACGCATATAGAGCCTTCCGAGCCGCATCTGCTCACCGGCCAGGACGCCGAGCCGCAGACGCGCCGCGCCATCGCCGACGCGCTCGCGCGTCACGCCGCGCGGGGCGGAAAGGTGGTGAATGTCCACGACGTTCGCGCGCGCGAGACGGGGGAAGGGCTCGTCGTCAATTACCACTGCTGCGTCGATCCGCAGCTCTCCGTCGACGCCACGCACGCCGCCGTCGACGAGGTGGAGCGGGCGGTGCGCGGCGAATTTCCGAACATCCTTCGAATTGCGGGACATGCGGAAATAAACGACCATTCCTGA
- a CDS encoding Dyp-type peroxidase has protein sequence MSVVLDLADIQGNILEAYPKQGYFKGRTILLNIGGDSKTSRAANGRHFVTRLLPRVTTALAGASVGDAVRPPAVAVNVAFTFYGLLMLGVPTRTLRGLPDEFIDGMAARARMLGDDFSGDHWQEKWDTVWQNKGKPPEAAVHILIVLNQHYTASAADLDATTEAIVALAAENGVSVLAGHNPPGKEQTAYQDISAIFDANGKPTPKEHFGFSDGISDPVFEGQYPADRLQSAAIGQGAVDGNGAWRALAAGEFLLGYPDEAQEIPGAAMPLAFSRNGTFMAYRKLHEHVGAWNRFIGEQAEKFAAFRGIPVVEARETLLAKMAGRWSDGVPLMKAKDFAEWQAFNEKFPEGSSERERELVDFTYRKDLDGEQCPMTSHTRRVNTRDALDPWVQTNPKLASGSVLNNRRRILRRGLPYGSSGPEATDDGDHGIVMLVVCSSLARQFEFVQQQWIHYGLDANAGNDTCPIVGNHSQGDARNGPKAKFVVTSEQDSGKPPYVAEGLPQFVETRGGEYFFVPSLTALRMIGMGTVDPT, from the coding sequence ATGTCAGTCGTTCTCGACCTCGCGGATATTCAGGGCAATATTCTCGAAGCCTATCCCAAGCAGGGCTATTTCAAGGGCCGCACAATTCTGCTGAACATCGGCGGCGACTCGAAGACGAGCCGCGCCGCCAATGGCCGCCATTTCGTGACCAGGCTGCTGCCGCGCGTCACCACGGCGCTGGCGGGCGCGAGCGTCGGCGATGCGGTTCGTCCGCCGGCGGTCGCCGTCAATGTCGCTTTCACCTTCTACGGCCTGCTCATGCTCGGCGTGCCGACGCGCACGCTGCGCGGCCTGCCGGACGAGTTCATCGACGGCATGGCCGCCCGCGCGCGCATGCTGGGCGATGATTTCAGCGGCGACCATTGGCAGGAGAAATGGGACACCGTCTGGCAGAACAAAGGCAAGCCGCCGGAGGCCGCGGTCCATATTCTCATCGTGCTCAACCAGCATTACACGGCGAGCGCGGCCGATCTCGACGCGACGACGGAGGCGATCGTCGCCCTCGCCGCGGAGAATGGCGTGAGTGTGCTCGCCGGCCATAATCCGCCCGGCAAGGAGCAGACGGCCTATCAGGATATTTCGGCGATCTTCGACGCCAATGGCAAGCCGACGCCCAAGGAGCACTTCGGCTTCTCTGACGGCATCAGCGATCCGGTGTTCGAGGGGCAATATCCGGCCGACAGACTGCAGAGCGCCGCGATCGGCCAAGGCGCCGTCGATGGCAATGGCGCTTGGCGCGCGCTGGCGGCGGGCGAATTCCTGCTCGGCTATCCCGACGAGGCGCAGGAGATTCCCGGCGCCGCCATGCCGCTCGCCTTCAGCCGCAACGGCACCTTCATGGCCTATCGCAAGCTGCATGAGCATGTCGGCGCGTGGAACAGGTTCATCGGCGAGCAGGCCGAGAAATTCGCCGCCTTCCGCGGCATTCCCGTGGTCGAGGCGCGCGAGACTCTGCTCGCCAAAATGGCCGGCCGCTGGTCGGACGGCGTGCCGCTGATGAAGGCGAAGGACTTCGCCGAATGGCAGGCCTTCAACGAGAAATTCCCGGAAGGCTCGTCGGAGCGCGAGCGCGAGCTCGTCGACTTCACCTATCGCAAGGACCTCGACGGCGAGCAATGCCCGATGACGTCGCATACGCGCCGCGTGAACACGCGCGACGCGCTCGACCCTTGGGTGCAGACGAATCCGAAGCTGGCGTCGGGCTCCGTGCTCAATAATCGCCGTCGCATCCTGCGCCGCGGCCTGCCCTACGGCTCCTCCGGCCCGGAGGCGACGGATGACGGCGATCACGGCATTGTGATGCTGGTCGTCTGCTCGAGCCTCGCGCGCCAATTCGAATTCGTGCAGCAGCAATGGATTCATTATGGCCTCGACGCCAATGCGGGCAATGACACCTGCCCCATCGTCGGCAATCACTCGCAGGGCGACGCCCGCAACGGCCCCAAGGCCAAATTCGTGGTGACGTCCGAGCAGGACTCGGGCAAGCCGCCTTATGTCGCCGAGGGTCTGCCGCAATTCGTGGAGACGCGCGGCGGCGAATATTTCTTCGTGCCGAGCCTCACCGCTCTGCGCATGATCGGCATGGGCACGGTCGATCCGACCTGA
- a CDS encoding cytochrome P450, whose translation MTLLKNIFAALRAYALTLLDAVVALFSLIATTARALVTGKGTLKERLIGALTRPSSLIAICAIVRAVRPNFVIGKQLITSYENNGTAFVLRATDVIEVLDREEDFAVVYEPKMRAITGGANFFLGMQNTAQYQHDTSLMKLAMRRDDVEALVTPLARARAEAYASAFPKRIDVPQELTLRVPAAIVSDYFGVSAQAETDAIQWATSLFWWLFVDLKGEPAIETKALMAAADLRAAIDAAIAARKASGEKKDDVLGRALELQKGAPEFDDIAIRDNLIGLVIGAIPTISKASVQALDQLLDRPEALAGAHAAAVAGDEALLGAYLFEALRFNPVNPVIYRRANRSTVIAANTFRARKIPEGAMVLASNLSAMFDPLQIDKPNEFRVDRPWGNYILWGYGMHTCFGAYINRAVIPAILRPVLARPNLRRAAGAAGQIDVSTPFPQHFVVESD comes from the coding sequence ATGACCTTGTTGAAGAACATCTTCGCCGCGCTGCGCGCCTATGCGCTGACGCTCCTCGACGCGGTCGTCGCCCTTTTCTCGCTGATCGCGACGACGGCGCGCGCGCTCGTCACCGGCAAGGGAACGCTGAAGGAGCGCCTGATCGGAGCGCTCACGCGGCCGAGCTCGCTGATCGCGATCTGCGCCATCGTCCGCGCGGTGCGGCCCAATTTCGTGATCGGCAAGCAGCTGATCACCAGCTATGAGAACAATGGCACGGCCTTCGTCCTGCGCGCCACGGATGTGATCGAGGTGCTCGACCGCGAGGAGGATTTCGCCGTCGTCTATGAGCCGAAGATGCGCGCCATCACCGGCGGCGCCAATTTCTTCCTCGGCATGCAGAACACGGCGCAATATCAGCACGACACATCGCTGATGAAGCTCGCCATGCGCCGCGACGACGTCGAGGCTCTGGTGACGCCGCTCGCCCGCGCCCGCGCCGAGGCCTATGCGAGCGCCTTCCCCAAGCGCATCGACGTGCCGCAAGAGCTGACGCTGCGCGTTCCGGCCGCCATCGTCTCCGATTATTTCGGCGTTTCCGCCCAGGCCGAGACCGACGCCATCCAATGGGCGACCAGCTTGTTCTGGTGGCTGTTCGTCGATCTCAAAGGCGAGCCGGCGATCGAGACCAAGGCGCTGATGGCCGCGGCCGATCTTCGCGCGGCGATCGACGCCGCTATAGCCGCTCGCAAGGCGAGCGGCGAGAAGAAGGACGATGTGCTCGGCCGCGCGCTGGAGCTGCAGAAGGGCGCGCCGGAATTCGACGACATCGCCATTCGCGACAATCTCATCGGCCTCGTCATCGGCGCGATCCCGACCATTTCCAAAGCCTCGGTGCAGGCGCTCGACCAATTGCTCGACCGGCCGGAGGCGCTCGCCGGCGCCCATGCCGCGGCCGTGGCCGGCGACGAAGCGCTGCTCGGCGCCTATCTCTTCGAGGCGCTGCGCTTCAACCCGGTCAATCCGGTCATCTACCGCCGCGCCAACCGCTCGACGGTGATCGCCGCCAACACTTTCCGCGCCCGCAAGATCCCGGAGGGAGCCATGGTGCTCGCCTCCAATCTCTCGGCCATGTTCGATCCGCTGCAGATCGACAAGCCGAACGAGTTCCGCGTCGATCGTCCCTGGGGCAATTACATTCTCTGGGGCTATGGCATGCACACATGCTTCGGCGCCTATATCAACCGCGCCGTGATCCCGGCCATTCTGCGCCCTGTGCTGGCGCGGCCCAATCTGCGCCGCGCAGCCGGCGCGGCGGGCCAAATCGACGTCTCGACGCCCTTCCCGCAGCATTTCGTGGTAGAGAGCGACTGA
- a CDS encoding exodeoxyribonuclease VII small subunit, with amino-acid sequence MSDANADIDALPFEKAIQELEEIVGKLEKASVSLDDSVKLYERGEALKKRCDTLLREAEARIEKITLGADGAPKGTAPLDVE; translated from the coding sequence GTGTCCGACGCCAACGCCGATATAGACGCCCTGCCCTTCGAGAAGGCGATTCAGGAGCTCGAGGAGATCGTCGGCAAGCTCGAGAAGGCGAGCGTCTCGCTCGACGATTCGGTGAAGCTCTATGAGCGCGGCGAGGCGCTGAAGAAGCGCTGCGACACGCTGCTGCGCGAGGCCGAGGCCCGCATAGAGAAGATCACGCTCGGCGCCGACGGCGCGCCCAAGGGGACGGCGCCGCTCGACGTCGAGTGA
- a CDS encoding efflux RND transporter periplasmic adaptor subunit, protein MTEMSQPQGRGFASTGVGVHEAPPPPRLRKLPFLLLLALLALVLLIGLRRHAAQEHDAQAFQQEQANATLSLRAAKVTKVAGPVHIELPGQTLAWEQARVFARATGYIAERRVDIGSKVKQGDLLLRISAPDLDQQYAQAVAQLALNKAQLLQSKAQVEQGKASLNLAKLTYGRSSQLVKNNYESKQNNDVNAANVETQAANLQSAEAGVEVAQANIAAAQANVDRLKQLVGFKDVTAPFRGVVTARNIEVGDLVSADANSGTPLFSLARDDILRVQVSVPQSEAAGLVDGLESKVEAPEMPGKSFKGRIARNANSLASASRTLLTEVDVPNPTGELRPGMFVRVVLDIPRPRPLVNVSAQSILFGAEGPRVAVIGKDDVVRLAKINIARDFGTNVDVDQGLTGDETVALDPPADIRDGRKVTIRK, encoded by the coding sequence ATGACCGAGATGTCGCAGCCGCAGGGACGCGGATTCGCTTCGACCGGCGTCGGCGTGCATGAGGCGCCGCCGCCGCCGCGCCTGCGCAAGCTCCCCTTCCTTCTTCTTCTCGCGCTTCTCGCGCTCGTGCTGCTCATCGGCCTGCGTCGCCATGCGGCGCAGGAGCATGACGCGCAGGCGTTTCAGCAGGAGCAGGCCAATGCGACGCTCAGCCTGCGCGCCGCGAAGGTGACGAAAGTCGCCGGCCCCGTGCATATCGAGCTGCCCGGCCAGACTCTCGCCTGGGAGCAGGCGAGAGTCTTCGCGCGCGCGACGGGCTATATCGCCGAGCGGCGCGTCGATATCGGCAGCAAGGTGAAGCAGGGCGATCTCCTCTTGCGCATCTCCGCGCCCGATCTCGATCAGCAATATGCGCAGGCGGTGGCGCAGCTTGCGCTCAACAAGGCGCAACTCCTGCAATCCAAGGCGCAGGTCGAGCAAGGCAAGGCCAGTCTCAACCTCGCCAAGCTGACCTACGGCCGCAGCTCGCAGCTCGTGAAAAACAATTACGAGAGCAAGCAGAACAACGACGTCAACGCCGCCAATGTCGAGACGCAGGCCGCCAATCTGCAATCGGCCGAGGCGGGCGTCGAGGTCGCGCAGGCCAATATCGCCGCGGCGCAGGCCAATGTGGATCGGCTGAAGCAGCTCGTCGGCTTCAAGGACGTCACCGCGCCCTTCCGCGGCGTGGTGACGGCGCGCAACATAGAGGTGGGTGATCTCGTCAGCGCCGACGCCAATAGCGGCACGCCGCTTTTCTCCCTGGCGCGCGACGATATTCTGCGTGTGCAGGTTTCAGTGCCGCAATCGGAGGCGGCGGGCCTCGTCGATGGTCTCGAGTCCAAGGTCGAGGCGCCGGAGATGCCCGGCAAGAGTTTCAAGGGGCGCATCGCGCGCAACGCCAATTCGCTCGCCTCCGCCTCGCGCACACTGCTCACCGAGGTGGATGTGCCCAATCCGACCGGCGAGCTGCGTCCGGGAATGTTCGTGCGCGTCGTGCTCGACATTCCGCGCCCGCGGCCGCTGGTGAATGTTTCCGCGCAGTCCATCCTCTTCGGCGCGGAGGGGCCGCGCGTCGCGGTGATCGGCAAGGACGATGTCGTGCGCCTCGCGAAGATCAACATCGCGCGCGATTTCGGCACCAATGTCGATGTCGATCAGGGATTGACGGGCGACGAGACCGTCGCCCTCGACCCGCCCGCCGATATTCGCGACGGCCGCAAGGTGACGATCCGCAAGTGA
- a CDS encoding efflux RND transporter permease subunit, giving the protein MELVKYALKFRLTFYVLAILTMFVGGAAIVSTPKDVFPNVDIPVVTVIWTYTGLSTAEMESRVTTYAELTTTNNVNGIRNMESQTLQGVAVMKIYFQPDVNIELALAQVVSAMNSIRALMPPGINPPTVVRYSASQVPVIQLALSSQTMNEQQLYDLGLYRVRQALTTTPGATLPTPWGGKQRQIMVDLDTATLQARGLTPLDVVNAITAGNLVVPSGLAKFGDLQYVMRLNSTPDALTTLNNIPIRVADGAPLLIRDVAQVRDGSPPQQNIVRVDGSRAVLLTILKNGNASTLNVVENVKAGIAKLREAIPKDTNIAELFDQSVFVSNAISDVLHEGVIAAGLTALMILLFLGSWRSTLIVVISIPLSILASLAALSALGHTINIMTLGGMALAVGILVDDATVAIENTYRLFEEGKDFRYAVAEGAAGIAKPALISTLAICAAFVSVLFLTDAARFLFVPQALAVVFAMLASYFLSRTLVPILMDQLLIHEHHAESERESDARRTGFAAILTRIQLGFEHGFEKLRGQYALLLVAVLRHKGRTLAFVAGVFAFGAFLFVSVGEDYYPQIDAGQMTLHVRGRSGLRIEETERLFQKVEDVIRETIPPHDLALVIDNIGLPQITYNYAFSDGTTVGYNDGQIMISLAHGHAPTADYMRKLREILPQRFPDSIFYFQPADIITQILNFGLPAPIALRIVGRDAPGNKIIVRKLLDRVRQVRGVVDAHIHQILDAPEFFVDIDRWKGQQLGVSVQQIANNVNISLSSSFQVTPNFWADPVTGIPYQVAVQTPEYRIASLNAFANTPISDLTGASSAQVDLLTNVAQWKRGVEQSVATHSNTQPTYDVYANIQDRDLGGVERDLRKAIAEIEPELKPGNYIVIRGQIDSKNQAFARIGLGLVASMIFVYLLMVVNFQSWGDPFVVILALPIAFCGIVFALYVTGTTFSIPSLMGAIMSVGVASANSILLVTFAREHREATGVSAEEAAIEAGLTRIRPVIMTATAMFVGLLPMSLALGEGAEQNAALARAVMGGIAFGTCSTLLFVPFLYSLLRRGEVQPPRDYL; this is encoded by the coding sequence ATGGAACTCGTCAAATATGCGCTGAAGTTTCGGCTGACGTTCTACGTCCTGGCCATTTTGACGATGTTCGTCGGCGGCGCGGCGATCGTGTCGACGCCCAAGGACGTGTTTCCGAACGTCGATATTCCGGTCGTCACCGTCATCTGGACCTATACGGGCCTCTCCACAGCCGAGATGGAGAGCCGCGTCACCACCTACGCCGAGCTCACCACGACGAACAACGTCAATGGCATCCGCAATATGGAGAGCCAGACGCTGCAGGGCGTCGCGGTGATGAAGATCTATTTCCAGCCGGATGTGAACATAGAGCTCGCCCTCGCCCAGGTCGTGTCGGCGATGAACTCCATCCGCGCGCTAATGCCGCCCGGCATCAATCCGCCGACCGTCGTGCGCTACTCGGCCTCGCAGGTTCCGGTCATTCAGCTCGCTCTGTCGAGCCAGACCATGAACGAGCAGCAGCTCTACGATCTGGGCCTCTATCGCGTGCGTCAAGCGCTGACCACGACGCCCGGCGCGACGCTGCCGACGCCCTGGGGCGGCAAGCAGCGCCAGATCATGGTCGATCTCGACACGGCGACGCTGCAGGCGCGCGGCCTCACGCCGCTCGATGTCGTCAACGCCATCACCGCCGGCAATCTGGTCGTCCCTTCCGGCCTCGCGAAATTCGGCGATCTTCAATATGTCATGCGTCTCAATTCGACGCCCGACGCGCTGACGACGCTCAACAATATTCCGATCCGCGTCGCCGATGGCGCGCCGCTGCTGATCCGCGACGTGGCGCAGGTGCGCGACGGCAGCCCGCCGCAGCAGAATATCGTGCGCGTCGACGGCTCGCGCGCCGTGCTGCTGACCATATTGAAGAATGGCAACGCCTCGACGCTCAATGTCGTCGAGAATGTGAAGGCCGGCATCGCCAAGCTGCGCGAGGCGATCCCCAAGGACACGAATATCGCCGAATTGTTCGACCAATCGGTCTTCGTCTCCAATGCGATATCGGACGTGCTGCACGAGGGCGTCATCGCCGCGGGCCTCACCGCGCTGATGATCCTGCTGTTCCTCGGCTCCTGGCGCTCGACGCTGATCGTCGTCATCTCCATTCCGCTGTCGATCCTCGCCTCGCTCGCCGCGCTCAGCGCGCTCGGCCATACGATCAACATCATGACGCTCGGCGGCATGGCGCTCGCGGTCGGCATATTGGTGGACGACGCCACTGTCGCCATCGAGAACACCTATCGCCTGTTCGAGGAGGGCAAGGATTTCCGCTATGCGGTGGCGGAGGGCGCCGCCGGCATCGCCAAGCCGGCGCTGATCTCGACGCTGGCCATTTGCGCCGCCTTCGTCTCCGTGCTCTTCCTCACCGACGCCGCACGCTTTCTCTTCGTGCCGCAGGCGCTGGCCGTCGTCTTCGCCATGCTGGCCTCCTATTTCCTGTCGCGAACGCTGGTGCCCATATTGATGGACCAGCTGCTCATCCATGAGCATCACGCGGAGAGCGAGCGCGAGAGCGATGCGCGCCGCACCGGCTTCGCCGCCATTCTGACGCGCATTCAGCTCGGCTTCGAGCATGGATTCGAGAAGCTGCGCGGCCAATATGCGCTGCTGCTGGTCGCTGTGCTGCGCCACAAGGGCCGCACGCTCGCCTTCGTCGCCGGCGTCTTCGCCTTCGGCGCTTTTCTGTTCGTCTCGGTCGGCGAGGATTATTATCCGCAGATCGACGCCGGCCAGATGACGCTGCATGTGCGCGGCCGCTCTGGCCTGCGCATAGAGGAGACCGAGCGCCTGTTCCAAAAGGTGGAGGACGTCATTCGCGAGACGATCCCGCCGCATGATCTCGCTCTGGTCATCGACAATATCGGCCTGCCGCAGATCACCTATAATTACGCTTTCTCCGACGGCACCACGGTCGGCTATAATGACGGGCAGATCATGATCTCGCTCGCGCATGGCCATGCGCCGACGGCGGACTACATGCGCAAGCTGCGCGAGATTCTGCCGCAGCGCTTTCCCGATTCCATCTTCTATTTCCAGCCGGCCGACATCATCACGCAGATCTTGAACTTCGGCCTTCCCGCGCCGATCGCGCTGCGCATCGTCGGCCGCGACGCGCCGGGCAATAAGATCATCGTGCGCAAGCTGCTGGATCGCGTGAGGCAAGTGCGCGGCGTCGTCGACGCGCATATTCACCAGATTCTCGACGCGCCGGAATTCTTCGTCGACATAGATCGCTGGAAGGGCCAGCAGCTCGGCGTCAGCGTCCAGCAGATCGCCAATAATGTGAATATCTCGCTGTCCTCCTCCTTCCAGGTGACGCCCAATTTCTGGGCCGATCCGGTGACGGGCATTCCCTATCAGGTGGCGGTGCAGACGCCGGAATATCGTATCGCCTCGCTCAACGCCTTCGCCAACACGCCGATCTCCGATCTCACCGGCGCCTCCTCGGCGCAGGTCGATCTTTTGACCAATGTCGCGCAATGGAAGCGCGGCGTGGAGCAGAGCGTCGCCACCCATTCCAACACCCAGCCGACCTATGACGTCTACGCCAATATTCAGGACCGCGATCTCGGCGGCGTCGAACGGGATTTGCGCAAGGCGATCGCGGAGATCGAGCCGGAGCTGAAGCCCGGCAACTACATTGTCATTCGCGGACAGATCGATAGCAAGAATCAGGCATTCGCGCGCATCGGCCTCGGCCTCGTCGCCTCGATGATCTTCGTCTATCTGCTGATGGTGGTGAACTTTCAGAGCTGGGGCGATCCTTTCGTCGTCATTCTCGCTCTGCCCATCGCCTTCTGCGGCATCGTCTTCGCGCTCTACGTCACCGGCACGACCTTCTCCATCCCGTCGCTGATGGGCGCCATCATGTCGGTCGGCGTCGCTTCGGCCAATTCCATCCTGCTCGTCACTTTCGCGCGCGAGCATAGAGAGGCGACCGGCGTCTCCGCGGAGGAGGCGGCGATCGAGGCCGGGCTGACGCGAATTCGTCCCGTCATCATGACGGCGACGGCGATGTTCGTCGGCCTTCTGCCCATGTCGCTCGCGCTCGGCGAAGGCGCCGAGCAGAACGCCGCGCTCGCCCGCGCGGTGATGGGCGGCATCGCTTTCGGCACATGCTCGACACTGCTTTTCGTGCCTTTCCTCTATTCGCTGCTGCGACGTGGAGAGGTGCAGCCTCCGAGGGACTATCTATGA
- a CDS encoding MarR family winged helix-turn-helix transcriptional regulator: protein MPSPPPTTFCFLLHDAARLMRKRFEQNARELGLTRAQTQALAYLSRNEGVSQCVLAEMLDLEPITLGRTVDRLQAMGLVERRPHETDRRVWLLFLTDAAWPLVEAIAPISEATRQEALVGVSDEDRATLMRVLETVRGNLIEKMSCATKKPKARSAVG from the coding sequence ATGCCCTCGCCGCCGCCAACGACCTTCTGCTTTCTGCTGCATGACGCGGCGCGGCTGATGCGCAAGCGGTTCGAGCAGAATGCCCGCGAATTGGGCCTGACCCGCGCGCAGACCCAGGCCCTGGCCTATCTGTCGCGCAATGAGGGCGTCAGCCAGTGCGTGCTCGCCGAAATGCTCGATCTCGAGCCCATCACCCTCGGCCGCACGGTCGATCGGCTGCAGGCGATGGGTCTGGTGGAGCGTCGTCCGCACGAGACCGACCGGCGCGTCTGGCTGCTGTTCCTCACCGATGCGGCTTGGCCGCTGGTCGAGGCCATAGCGCCCATCTCCGAGGCGACCCGCCAGGAGGCGCTGGTCGGCGTCAGCGACGAGGACCGCGCGACATTGATGCGCGTGCTGGAGACGGTGCGCGGCAATCTGATCGAGAAAATGAGCTGCGCGACGAAAAAGCCGAAGGCGCGAAGCGCGGTCGGCTGA
- the rpsD gene encoding 30S ribosomal protein S4 yields the protein MTKRAEAKYKIDRRLGQNIWGRPKSPVNRREYGPGQHGQRRKGKPSDFGTQLKAKQKLKGYYGNISEKQFRKYYAEAIRLKGDSGDNLIGLLERRLDAVVYRAKFVPTVFASRQFINHGHIKVNGRRVNIPSYLVKPGDVVEVKESSRQLVIVLEAVGLAERDVPEYYEVDHQKLTAKLTRVPLPSEVPYPVQMEPNLVIEFYSR from the coding sequence GTGACGAAACGCGCCGAAGCCAAATATAAGATCGATCGCCGTCTCGGACAGAACATCTGGGGCCGCCCGAAGAGCCCGGTGAACCGTCGCGAATACGGCCCCGGCCAGCACGGCCAGCGCCGCAAGGGCAAGCCCTCCGACTTCGGCACGCAGCTCAAGGCCAAGCAGAAGCTCAAGGGCTATTACGGCAATATCTCCGAGAAGCAGTTCCGCAAATATTATGCGGAGGCCATCCGGCTGAAGGGCGACTCGGGAGACAATCTGATCGGCCTGCTCGAGCGCCGTCTCGACGCTGTGGTCTATCGCGCCAAATTCGTGCCGACCGTCTTCGCCTCGCGGCAGTTCATCAACCACGGCCACATCAAGGTGAATGGCCGCCGGGTGAACATTCCGTCCTATCTGGTGAAGCCGGGCGACGTCGTCGAGGTGAAGGAGAGCTCGCGCCAGCTCGTCATCGTCCTCGAGGCCGTCGGCCTCGCCGAGCGCGACGTGCCGGAATATTACGAGGTCGACCATCAGAAGCTGACGGCCAAGCTCACGCGCGTGCCGCTCCCCTCCGAAGTGCCCTATCCGGTGCAGATGGAGCCGAATCTGGTCATCGAGTTCTACTCGCGCTGA